The region GCCCGACAACGGCCTCAACCCGCTGACCGTCAGCTTCTCCAGCGCCGGCAGCACCGACCCGGACGGCGACCCGCTGACCTACGCGTGGGACTTCGACAGCAACGGCAGCGTCGACTCCACCGCCGTGAACCCCACCCACACCTACGCCAGCAACGGCGACAAGCGCGCCCGGCTCACGGTGTCCGACGGGACCGGTCGCTCCGGCACCACCCAGGTCGCCGTCGTGGTCGGCAACAACCGGCCCACCGTCTCGCTCAACGGCATTCCCGACGGTGGGCTGTTCTCCTGGGACGAGAACCTGACCGCCACGGCCACCGCCGCCGACGCCCAGGACGGCACGATCGCGTGCACGAACGTGACGATCCGGGCGGCCCTCGGCCACCAGGAACACGCGCACGAGGAGGGGCAGGGCACCGGATGTGGCTTCACCGTCAACACCGGGCCGGTGCACGCCGGACCCGACTCGGTGCTCTTCTTCCTGCTGCGCGCTGGTTACACCGACCGGGGTGCCGCCGGGGCCGTGCCGCTCACCGCGGAGAAGGACATCACCCTCTGGCCCAAGCAGTGGCAGGCCGAGCACTACGTCTCGCTGCACGGCCCGCAGGTCATCACCGCGGGCGGCGCCGAGGGCGGGCGGCGGCTCGGTGACATCCAGAACGGCGAGTACGTCCGGCACCACGGGCTGAGCCTGAAGGGCATCACCGGAATCCGGGCCCGGGTCTCCTCGGACAAGGCCGGCAACGTCGCGTCCTTCCGGTTCGACTCCCCCACCGGCCCGGAGGTCGCCCGGGTGACAGTGCCCAACACCGGAGGTTGGGACAGCTACACCGAGATCAGCGCTCCGGTCACCAAGCCCGACGACAACACCCACGACCTGTACGTCGTGTTCACCGGCGGCAGCGGAGGCGCCCTGCTCGACCTGGACAGCTACACGTTCACCGGAGCGGGGGTGAGCACCCCGACGGGCGGCCCCCGCACCGGCACGATCCGGGGCATGAGCAAGTGCGTCGACGTCAACGCTGGCGGGACCGCCGACGGCACCCGCGTCCAGATGTGGGACTGCATCGCCGGCGAGACCAACCAGCAGTGGACGCTGCCCGGCGACGGCACCATCCGCAACCGGGGCAAGTGCCTGGACGTCCAGTCCAGCGGCACCACCAACGGCACGCCGATCCACCTGTGGACGTGCAACAACACCGGAGCCCAGCAGTGGGTGGCCGGGCCCAACGGCAGCCTGCGCAACCCGCAGGCCAACCGCTGCCTCGACATCCCCGCATCCACACCGACCAACGGACGGCAGTTGCAGATCTACGAGTGCAACGGCACCGCGGCGCAGAACTGGACCCTGCCGTGACCCGCCCGTCCCCTCTCCGACAGGGAGTTCCCATGCGCAGACGCGCCATCACCGCGGTCACCGCCGCCGTGCTCGCCGGAGTCACCGTCGCCGCCGGTGCGGCCACGGTGGCCCCGGCCCCGGCCGAGGCCGCACCCCTGACCAAGGTCCTCGTCTTCTCCAAGACCGCCGGATTCCGGCACTCGTCCATCCCGAACGGCATCGCCGCGATCCAGCAGCTCGGCACCGCGAACGGCTTCACCGTCACCGCCACCGAGGACGCGGCCACCTTCACCACCGCCAACCTCGCCCAGTACCAGGCGGTGGTCTTCCTCAGCACCACCGGCGACGTGCTCAACGCCGGCCAACAGGACGCGTTCGAGGCGTACGTGGCGGCCGGTGGCGGGTTCGTCGGGGTGCACGCCGCCGCCGACACCGAGTACGACTGGCAGTGGTACGGCGGCCTGGTCGGGGCGTACTTCGCCTCCCACCCGGCGATCCAGCAGGCGACCGTCCGGGCCGAGGACCGGACCAATGCCTCCACGGCGCACCTGCCGTCGACCTGGACCCGCACCGACGAGTGGTACAACTACCGCGCCAATCCGCGTTCGGCGGTCAAGGTGCTGGCCAGCCTCGACGAGTCGTCGTACAGCGGCGGGTCGATGGGTGGCGACCATCCGATCACGTGGTGCCACAGCTACGGAGGCGGGCGCTCCTGGTACACCGGTCTCGGCCACACCGAGCAGAGCTACAGCGACCCGACCTTCGTCCGGATGCTGCTCGGCGGCATCCAGGTCGCGGCCGGCGCCGTGGCCGCCGACTGCCGGCCGGAATCCGGGTACACCCCATTGTTCGACGGCACCCAGGCCAGCCTCGCGCAGTGGCGGCAGGCCGGGCCAGGCGGCTTCACGCTGGCCGACGGCACCCTCACCTCGTACGGCGGCATGGGGTTGCTCTGGTACCCGGTGCGCACCTTCGGCAACTACTCGCTCAAGGTCGACTGGATGATGCCGGGCGACGACAACGGGGGCGTCTTCATCGGGTTCCCCGACCCGCAGGGCGACCCGTGGGGCCCGGTCGACGCCGGTCACGAGATCCAGATCGACGCCACCGACGGCGACCCGACACGCACCACCGGCAGCGTCTACAGCCTCCAGGCACCGAACCAGGCCGCCCGGGCGGCGGCGCTGAACCCGCCCGGCTCCTGGAACACCTACGAGATCGGCGTGCACGGTCAGCGGGTGGAGATCTGGCTCAACGGCGTCAAGATCAACGACTACGTCAGCAGCCGGGCCATCGCCAACGGCTACATCGGGTTGCAGAACGACGGCGCCGGGATGGACATCAACTACCGCAACGTGCGGATCAGGACGGACGGCCCGAGCGAGCCGCCCGCCACCGACCTGGCCCGGGGCCGCCCGGTCAGCGCGTCCAGCGTCGAGCCGGGCAGCGCGCACGTCGCGGCCAACGCCGTGGACGGCAACGCGGCCACCCGCTGGGGCAGCGCGTACGCCGACCCGCAGTCGATCACCGTCGACCTCGGGGCGACCTACGCGGTCGACCGCGTCCGGCTGGCCTGGGAGACGGCCCACGCACGGGCGTACCAGGTCCAGGTGTCCCCGGACAATGTCACCTGGTCGACGGTCCACACCACGACCACGGGAGACGGCGGCGTCGACGACCTCACGGTCACCGGCACCGGGCGCTACCTGCGGGTGTACGGCACCCAGCGGGCGACCCAGTGGGGCTACTCGCTGTGGGACCTGAACGTCTACGGCAGCGCCACCGGTGGCACAGTGCTCTCCCGGGGCCGCCCGGTCACCGCGTCCAGCGTCGAGCCGGGCAGCGCGCACGTCGCGGCCAACGCCGTGGACGGCAACGCGGCCACCCGCTGGGGCAGCGCGTACGCCGACCCGCAGTGGATTTCGGTGGACCTCGGCGCGTCCCGCACCCTGGACCGGGTCCGGCTGACCTGGGAGGCGGCGTACGCACGGGCGTACCAGATCCAGGTCTCCCCGGACAACGTCACCTGGTCGACGGTCCACACGACGACCACGGGTGACGGTGGTGTGGACGACATCGCCGTCGAGGCCACCGGTCGCTACCTGCGCGTCCAGGGCACCCAACGGGCCCTGCCCGCGTACGGCTACTCGCTGTGGGAGCTGGAGGTCCACGGCAGCTGAGCCAGCGTTACCAGCCCCTGCCTCGCCCACCGAGGCACCGATCCCCCCCTCCGGTCCGCCGTCGAACCGTCCCCCTCCGGTGACGGCGGGCCACCACCGGGCAGCCGGTGCGGCCGGCGTCCCCCGGCCGCACCGGCTGCCGCCCGGACCGCGC is a window of Micromonospora sp. WMMD961 DNA encoding:
- a CDS encoding ThuA domain-containing protein, giving the protein MRRRAITAVTAAVLAGVTVAAGAATVAPAPAEAAPLTKVLVFSKTAGFRHSSIPNGIAAIQQLGTANGFTVTATEDAATFTTANLAQYQAVVFLSTTGDVLNAGQQDAFEAYVAAGGGFVGVHAAADTEYDWQWYGGLVGAYFASHPAIQQATVRAEDRTNASTAHLPSTWTRTDEWYNYRANPRSAVKVLASLDESSYSGGSMGGDHPITWCHSYGGGRSWYTGLGHTEQSYSDPTFVRMLLGGIQVAAGAVAADCRPESGYTPLFDGTQASLAQWRQAGPGGFTLADGTLTSYGGMGLLWYPVRTFGNYSLKVDWMMPGDDNGGVFIGFPDPQGDPWGPVDAGHEIQIDATDGDPTRTTGSVYSLQAPNQAARAAALNPPGSWNTYEIGVHGQRVEIWLNGVKINDYVSSRAIANGYIGLQNDGAGMDINYRNVRIRTDGPSEPPATDLARGRPVSASSVEPGSAHVAANAVDGNAATRWGSAYADPQSITVDLGATYAVDRVRLAWETAHARAYQVQVSPDNVTWSTVHTTTTGDGGVDDLTVTGTGRYLRVYGTQRATQWGYSLWDLNVYGSATGGTVLSRGRPVTASSVEPGSAHVAANAVDGNAATRWGSAYADPQWISVDLGASRTLDRVRLTWEAAYARAYQIQVSPDNVTWSTVHTTTTGDGGVDDIAVEATGRYLRVQGTQRALPAYGYSLWELEVHGS